From Haloglomus litoreum, the proteins below share one genomic window:
- a CDS encoding helix-turn-helix domain-containing protein, which produces MRYATVVITPGEGGLNPADSVLVASPAVERDVVHQVNLLNDGTIVMLYGLRGDIDRAVEELRDCDSVIAVDGSGEGEGLIYLHIEPDETSLQLMEIIQDNEVVLQTPLECTRGGGLRVTIVGDDATIQRAVDEVPDGVGVSLEGIGDYHPEADKLYGTLTARQREVLETAVEKGYYEVPRRATHEDIAREVGLSAGTVGEHLRKVEGRVLSSLVRR; this is translated from the coding sequence ATGCGTTACGCGACCGTCGTCATCACACCGGGCGAGGGTGGGTTGAACCCCGCGGACTCGGTGCTCGTCGCGTCGCCGGCGGTCGAGCGGGACGTGGTCCACCAGGTGAACCTGCTGAACGACGGGACCATCGTGATGCTGTACGGGCTCCGTGGTGACATCGACCGGGCGGTCGAGGAACTGCGCGACTGCGACTCGGTCATCGCGGTCGACGGCTCCGGGGAGGGGGAGGGGCTCATCTACCTCCACATCGAACCGGACGAGACCTCGCTGCAGCTGATGGAGATCATCCAGGACAACGAGGTGGTGCTGCAGACGCCGCTGGAGTGCACCCGCGGCGGCGGGCTCCGGGTCACCATCGTCGGCGACGACGCGACCATCCAGCGGGCCGTCGACGAGGTGCCCGACGGTGTGGGCGTCTCGCTGGAGGGGATCGGCGACTACCACCCCGAGGCCGACAAGCTGTACGGCACCCTCACCGCACGCCAGCGCGAGGTGCTCGAGACGGCCGTCGAGAAGGGCTACTACGAGGTCCCACGCCGGGCTACCCACGAGGACATCGCCAGGGAGGTCGGCCTGTCGGCGGGGACCGTCGGCGAACACCTCCGGAAGGTGGAGGGGCGGGTGCTCTCCTCGCTCGTGCGCCGGTGA
- a CDS encoding enoyl-CoA hydratase/isomerase family protein, translated as MTDPVRVRDDGDVRVVTLDRPDQRNALTGDALDAIRDAVTDPPPVVHIRGAGAAFSAGADLGEVRRVATMVDAAAGDEPMSPDEARDVVGPFVRKGQRTTRAVAESDAVVVAGVDGAARGGGVELALACDIRVATPDATFAEPGVTFGLFGAWGGTARLPDIVGQGDAMDLSVSGRVVDADEALRMGLVQRVVDDPLAVSESLAENDPLAMRLVKERVRDDQPLAAQEERESRAFAQLVSEHAEKLADK; from the coding sequence ATGACCGACCCCGTCCGCGTCCGCGACGACGGCGACGTCCGCGTCGTCACGCTCGACCGGCCGGACCAGCGCAACGCCCTCACCGGCGACGCGCTCGACGCCATCCGCGACGCGGTCACCGACCCGCCGCCGGTGGTCCACATCCGGGGCGCCGGCGCGGCGTTCTCGGCCGGTGCCGACCTCGGCGAGGTCCGCCGTGTCGCGACCATGGTGGACGCGGCGGCGGGCGACGAGCCGATGAGCCCGGACGAGGCCCGCGACGTGGTCGGCCCGTTCGTCCGGAAGGGCCAGCGGACGACCCGCGCGGTCGCCGAGAGCGACGCCGTCGTCGTCGCGGGTGTCGACGGCGCGGCACGGGGTGGCGGCGTCGAACTCGCGCTGGCCTGCGACATCCGCGTGGCGACGCCGGACGCGACGTTCGCCGAACCCGGCGTCACCTTCGGCCTGTTCGGCGCCTGGGGGGGCACCGCCCGCCTGCCCGACATCGTCGGGCAGGGCGACGCGATGGACCTCTCCGTGTCGGGCCGCGTCGTCGACGCCGACGAAGCGTTGCGGATGGGGCTGGTCCAGCGCGTCGTCGACGACCCGCTGGCCGTGAGCGAGTCGCTGGCCGAGAACGACCCGCTCGCGATGCGGCTCGTCAAGGAGCGCGTGCGCGACGACCAGCCGCTGGCCGCCCAGGAGGAGCGCGAATCACGCGCGTTCGCGCAGCTGGTGTCCGAACACGCAGAGAAGCTGGCAGACAAGTAG
- a CDS encoding HAD family hydrolase: MLQAVGFDLDGTLLVAERDRESLLHAACERVGAPRLDREAYVRAHRQQQGGADREVVFATLLADHETDVDAAALAAAYDAVVEAATGPLPGAAALVDRLRERYAVGLLTDGPVGTQRRKLERVGWADLFDAVVVTGGLDAPKPDERAFEALCEALDVPPGATAYVGDNPEADIAGAAAAGLHPVQVLYEGGPAPHPDAAATVERAALAEALPALLAGLEDS, from the coding sequence GTGCTACAGGCGGTCGGGTTCGACCTCGACGGAACGTTGCTGGTGGCCGAGCGGGACCGGGAGTCGCTGCTCCACGCGGCCTGCGAGCGCGTCGGCGCCCCTCGCCTCGACCGCGAGGCGTACGTCCGGGCCCACCGCCAGCAGCAGGGTGGGGCCGACCGCGAGGTCGTCTTCGCGACGCTGCTGGCCGACCACGAGACCGACGTCGACGCCGCGGCCCTCGCAGCCGCGTACGACGCCGTCGTCGAGGCGGCGACCGGTCCGCTTCCGGGTGCGGCCGCTCTCGTCGACCGGTTGCGCGAGCGCTACGCCGTCGGGCTGCTGACGGACGGGCCGGTTGGCACCCAGCGCCGGAAACTGGAGCGGGTCGGGTGGGCGGACCTGTTCGACGCCGTCGTCGTGACCGGCGGGCTCGACGCCCCGAAGCCCGACGAGCGGGCGTTCGAAGCGCTGTGCGAGGCGCTCGACGTGCCGCCCGGGGCGACGGCGTACGTCGGCGACAACCCCGAGGCCGACATCGCGGGCGCGGCCGCCGCCGGGCTCCACCCGGTGCAGGTGCTGTACGAGGGCGGCCCCGCCCCACACCCGGACGCGGCGGCGACCGTCGAGCGGGCGGCGCTGGCCGAGGCGCTCCCGGCGCTCCTCGCCGGCCTCGAGGACTCCTGA
- a CDS encoding DUF7504 family protein, whose protein sequence is MEYDTRNVFPVDALAAGESVLGTGPPLVGEQAVGNRFLARGLDAGEGAILVATTGSPDQVRERVALHTERADAPFAVVTTNDASFETSGDDLSWQVSSPADLTGIGIAITEAIETVTGRGTDGFRLVVDSLAPLTVYSEFERVYRFLHVALGRVATAQGVSFCYLPSDTVGNRAGTLRGLLTGVLEFREGERGPEYRMEGFPTAPEDWRPVPGGAEYGGSSGTSGERDLAGVENGDPGPSVAASAAELPASLGALIDRLAEERQVLTLFNYGGDEALFERLEAYFSRLNVTVRAADTSVEAPLNTAVLHRGTEPVDMAPVAVLDRAIRIEDADDAEAFDVTERPSLLRRAENDVYRVDDDGKGFLIDISRLVEQQALDVGRGTLYTGFQTLDRITDEYGTGRIYERLADSAVTVHLYGASGTVPTPTEHHHHVEPDGELADVWFVVFDGAGEDARKVALVCEETDPGRYRGFWTRRPALVDETVAYLQETYPVPGPTPSD, encoded by the coding sequence ATGGAGTACGACACGCGGAACGTGTTCCCGGTCGACGCGCTGGCCGCCGGGGAGAGCGTTCTCGGGACCGGTCCGCCGCTCGTCGGCGAGCAGGCGGTCGGGAACCGGTTCCTGGCGCGGGGCCTGGATGCCGGTGAGGGGGCGATACTGGTCGCGACGACGGGGAGTCCCGACCAGGTCCGCGAACGCGTCGCCCTCCACACCGAGCGGGCCGACGCGCCGTTCGCGGTCGTGACCACGAACGACGCGTCGTTCGAGACGTCCGGGGACGACCTGTCCTGGCAGGTCTCCTCGCCCGCCGACCTGACCGGCATCGGCATCGCCATCACGGAGGCCATCGAGACGGTGACCGGGCGCGGTACCGACGGCTTCCGACTCGTCGTCGACTCGCTCGCGCCGCTCACGGTGTACAGCGAGTTCGAGCGCGTCTACCGGTTCCTCCACGTCGCCCTGGGTCGCGTCGCGACCGCCCAGGGCGTCTCGTTCTGCTACCTCCCCTCGGACACCGTCGGGAACCGGGCGGGTACGCTCCGGGGCCTCCTCACCGGCGTCCTCGAGTTCCGCGAGGGTGAACGTGGCCCGGAGTACCGCATGGAGGGGTTCCCCACCGCCCCCGAGGATTGGCGTCCCGTTCCCGGGGGGGCGGAATATGGGGGCTCGTCGGGGACGAGCGGCGAGCGGGACCTGGCCGGGGTCGAGAACGGCGACCCGGGCCCGTCGGTCGCCGCGTCGGCCGCGGAACTGCCGGCGTCGCTGGGGGCGCTCATCGACAGGCTCGCCGAGGAACGCCAGGTGCTGACGCTGTTCAACTACGGCGGCGACGAGGCACTGTTCGAGCGGCTGGAGGCGTACTTCAGCCGGCTCAACGTGACGGTCCGGGCGGCCGACACCTCCGTCGAGGCGCCCCTGAACACGGCCGTCCTCCACCGGGGAACCGAGCCCGTCGACATGGCGCCGGTGGCGGTCCTCGACCGGGCCATCCGCATCGAGGACGCCGACGACGCCGAGGCGTTCGACGTCACCGAGCGTCCGTCGCTGCTCCGGCGTGCCGAGAACGACGTCTACCGCGTCGACGACGACGGCAAGGGGTTCCTCATCGACATCAGTAGGCTCGTCGAACAGCAGGCGCTCGACGTCGGTCGCGGGACGCTCTACACCGGGTTCCAGACGCTCGACCGCATCACGGACGAGTACGGTACCGGCCGCATCTACGAGCGACTCGCCGACTCGGCCGTGACGGTCCACCTCTACGGCGCGTCCGGGACCGTCCCCACACCGACGGAGCACCATCACCACGTCGAGCCGGACGGCGAACTGGCCGATGTCTGGTTCGTCGTCTTCGACGGTGCCGGCGAGGACGCCCGGAAGGTGGCGCTGGTGTGTGAGGAGACCGACCCCGGCCGGTATCGGGGGTTCTGGACTCGCCGGCCCGCGCTGGTCGACGAGACCGTCGCGTACCTGCAGGAGACCTACCCGGTCCCCGGCCCCACGCCGTCCGACTAG
- a CDS encoding phosphoribosyltransferase, translating to MSDLPDEFPCRLLTWDYIDGLARDLSHEVRGDYAPDTVVAIARGGLVPARIVCDYLDVDDLISIKVEHYVGTGEAGDGPSVKYPLADGAVADKDLLVVDDIADTGRTFQHTVDHLEGLGQPPAHVKTGALQLLPGSEAELDYVASYPDEFAWMVYPWNFVEDMCDLVPRLMELAAGERFSEDELYHLFYDYHDIDRVHFEVVQGDRLGEVLAELERRGVVETTGRGSAGSPEWRLV from the coding sequence ATGAGCGATCTGCCGGACGAGTTCCCGTGTCGGCTCCTCACCTGGGACTACATCGACGGGCTGGCGCGCGACCTCTCTCACGAGGTGCGTGGTGACTACGCCCCGGACACGGTCGTCGCCATCGCGCGCGGTGGGCTCGTCCCCGCCCGCATCGTCTGTGACTACCTCGACGTGGACGACCTCATCAGCATCAAGGTCGAGCACTACGTCGGTACCGGGGAGGCCGGCGACGGCCCCTCCGTGAAGTACCCCCTCGCGGACGGCGCCGTCGCCGACAAGGACCTGCTCGTCGTCGACGACATCGCCGACACCGGGCGGACGTTCCAGCACACCGTCGACCATCTCGAGGGGCTCGGCCAGCCGCCCGCACACGTGAAGACGGGGGCGCTGCAGCTGCTGCCCGGCAGCGAGGCCGAGCTGGACTACGTGGCCTCGTACCCCGACGAGTTCGCGTGGATGGTCTACCCGTGGAACTTCGTCGAGGACATGTGCGACCTCGTGCCGCGGCTGATGGAACTCGCGGCGGGTGAGCGCTTCTCCGAGGACGAGCTCTACCACCTGTTCTACGACTACCACGACATCGACCGCGTCCACTTCGAGGTCGTCCAGGGCGACCGGCTCGGCGAGGTGCTGGCCGAGCTCGAACGCCGCGGCGTCGTGGAGACGACCGGCCGGGGCAGCGCCGGGTCCCCCGAGTGGCGGCTGGTGTAG
- a CDS encoding prenyltransferase, producing the protein MKDPTGDGQRGESRDLDPSTVDPAPRRVRDAAPSTVAWALWRASRPDQLLLVVAIYAMGATIAVARGAPLSVEATLAGLAALLPTAASIHYANEYADYETDALTDRTPFSGGSGGLHAARLPRRLARDATLATAALAVLATAWLWLAGPLPTVAVAVLAVSAVLGWGYSLPPLALAWNGLGELDNAVLGGLLLPHYGAAALAGTFDLAVCLAVLPFTALVFVNLLATQWPDRRADAAVGKRTLPTRWSPGCLRAAYLAGVVVAFGSLAALWGRVIPSLVAGATLLALPLVAWGAATYTRDEWPFPTVAAMVVAAVAQLLAWAVVAGLPGRLAGTLG; encoded by the coding sequence ATGAAGGACCCGACGGGTGACGGGCAGCGGGGGGAGTCCCGCGACCTCGACCCGTCGACCGTCGACCCCGCGCCACGGCGGGTCCGGGACGCCGCCCCCTCGACGGTGGCGTGGGCGCTCTGGAGGGCCAGCCGGCCGGACCAGCTGCTGCTCGTCGTCGCCATCTACGCGATGGGCGCGACCATCGCCGTCGCCCGGGGCGCGCCGCTCTCGGTCGAGGCGACGCTCGCCGGACTCGCAGCACTGCTGCCGACCGCCGCGAGCATCCACTACGCCAACGAGTACGCCGACTACGAGACGGACGCCCTGACCGACCGGACGCCGTTCTCCGGGGGGAGCGGCGGGCTCCACGCCGCCCGGCTGCCGCGGCGGCTTGCACGCGATGCGACGCTCGCGACGGCCGCGCTCGCGGTGCTCGCGACCGCGTGGCTGTGGCTGGCCGGGCCGCTCCCGACGGTGGCCGTCGCCGTCCTGGCCGTCAGCGCCGTCCTCGGGTGGGGGTACTCGCTGCCGCCGCTGGCGCTGGCGTGGAACGGCCTCGGCGAACTCGACAACGCGGTGCTGGGCGGCCTGCTCCTCCCGCATTACGGCGCCGCCGCCCTCGCCGGCACGTTCGACCTGGCGGTCTGTCTCGCGGTCCTGCCGTTCACCGCCCTCGTCTTCGTCAACCTGCTCGCGACCCAGTGGCCCGACCGACGGGCCGACGCCGCCGTCGGGAAGCGGACCCTGCCGACGCGGTGGTCGCCCGGCTGCCTCCGCGCCGCGTACCTCGCGGGCGTCGTCGTCGCGTTCGGGTCGCTCGCGGCGCTGTGGGGGCGGGTCATCCCGTCGCTGGTCGCGGGCGCGACCCTGCTGGCGCTCCCGCTCGTCGCGTGGGGTGCGGCGACCTACACCCGCGACGAGTGGCCGTTCCCGACCGTCGCCGCGATGGTGGTGGCGGCGGTCGCCCAGCTACTCGCGTGGGCCGTCGTCGCCGGCCTCCCCGGGCGACTGGCCGGAACGCTCGGGTGA
- a CDS encoding ribonucleoside-diphosphate reductase → MSRYADDNRDLRLDPDGRVGGYFRHAVYNHWDPYEDIEQELIEQDRQRMMEADEEIIDEEGFDDLRQTIALFGAGEEAVTEDLAPLAIAMDDINDQMFVSSQIYEEAKHTAFFDRYWREVINPVAEHHDIEVTAPTDDRYFMPAYERLFDDTEAAMHRLLEEDTPENRVRAFCHYHLAVESVLAQTGYYGITSSFSDGGGDITLDDVPEFPELEGLVKGVGFIRSDEGRHVGFGMYHVQEALASGAVDEQVVQDVLQEQMPNIAGIVSYSDSGFIDPSALVEYASDKLTRRIEIITDSEADIPPVDELVKLDDGEGSGTPSPAAGDD, encoded by the coding sequence ATGAGCCGATACGCCGACGACAACCGAGACCTCAGGCTGGACCCCGACGGGCGGGTCGGCGGCTACTTCCGCCACGCCGTCTACAACCACTGGGACCCCTACGAGGACATCGAGCAGGAGCTCATCGAGCAGGACCGCCAGCGGATGATGGAGGCCGACGAGGAGATCATCGACGAGGAGGGCTTCGACGACCTCCGCCAGACCATCGCCCTGTTCGGCGCCGGTGAGGAGGCCGTGACCGAGGACCTCGCGCCGCTGGCCATCGCGATGGACGACATCAACGACCAGATGTTCGTCTCCAGCCAGATCTACGAGGAGGCCAAGCACACCGCCTTCTTCGACCGCTACTGGCGCGAGGTCATCAACCCGGTCGCCGAGCACCACGACATCGAGGTGACCGCCCCGACCGACGACCGGTACTTCATGCCGGCGTACGAGCGGCTGTTCGACGACACCGAGGCCGCCATGCACCGGCTCCTCGAGGAGGACACGCCCGAGAACCGCGTCCGGGCGTTCTGTCACTACCACCTCGCCGTCGAGTCCGTCCTCGCACAGACCGGCTACTACGGCATCACCTCCTCGTTCTCGGACGGCGGCGGCGACATCACGCTCGACGACGTGCCCGAGTTCCCCGAACTGGAGGGGCTGGTCAAGGGCGTCGGCTTCATCCGCTCGGACGAGGGCCGCCACGTCGGCTTCGGCATGTACCACGTCCAGGAGGCGCTCGCCAGCGGCGCGGTCGACGAGCAGGTCGTCCAGGACGTCCTGCAGGAGCAGATGCCCAACATCGCCGGCATCGTCTCCTACTCCGATTCGGGCTTCATCGACCCCTCCGCACTCGTCGAGTACGCCTCCGACAAGCTCACCCGCCGCATCGAGATCATCACCGACTCCGAGGCCGACATCCCGCCGGTCGACGAACTGGTCAAGCTCGACGACGGCGAGGGCAGCGGCACGCCCTCGCCGGCCGCCGGCGACGACTGA
- the metG gene encoding methionine--tRNA ligase has protein sequence MSHEPFPTDGTAVVTCGLPYANGDLHVGHLRGYVGADVFNRALGKLGQQTAYVCGSDMHGTPIAVNAAEQGVSPEEFALEYHEQYQETFPKFDVDFDNYGHTDDETNTAMTRDIVRTLEAEGYVYEKEIMVAFDPEEGQALPDRFVEGTCPYCGAHARGDECDEGCGRHLEPGEIEDPVSTVTGNPAEYRERTHKFFRVSELQAYLQEFIDRLEGTDNARNQPREWIEGELRDWCITRDMDWGIDYPGTEDEEEDLVLYVWVDAPIEYISSTKQYSERVGADEYDWEDVWRDDDGEVVHVIGRDIIQHHTVFWPAMLHAAGYTEPRAVAATGFITINGKGLSTSRNRAIWAREYLDEGFHPDLLRYYLATNGGLQQDVDFSWEKFQSRVNSELVGAYGNFAYRSLLFAQRNYGGTPDCEVSDEVAERIDEALADFREAVNDYSVRGVGQAALELARYGNEYIQREEPWNLVDDDPDRAEQVIRDCVQLSVALAVLFEPIAPDTAERLYDQVGGDGDVHEVTLEAAHDAPAAEFDEPDELVTKIEDDRVEELNEKLQERIAESASDDDADETDDETDTDDMDLEPLTDDRISFDDFQDLDLRVGRIESAEPIEGADKLLRLEVDIGVETRQVVAGLRQLHDVDSLPGTRVVLVANMEKSELFGVESNGMVLAAGEEADLLTTHGDSPLGTKIR, from the coding sequence ATGAGTCACGAGCCGTTCCCGACCGACGGGACCGCCGTCGTCACGTGCGGGTTGCCGTACGCGAACGGCGACCTCCACGTCGGGCACCTCCGGGGCTACGTCGGCGCGGACGTGTTCAACCGCGCGCTCGGCAAGCTCGGCCAGCAGACCGCCTACGTCTGTGGGTCCGACATGCACGGGACCCCCATCGCGGTCAACGCCGCCGAGCAGGGCGTCTCGCCCGAGGAGTTCGCCCTGGAGTACCACGAGCAGTACCAGGAGACGTTCCCGAAGTTCGACGTCGACTTCGACAACTACGGCCACACGGACGACGAGACGAACACGGCGATGACCCGCGACATCGTCCGCACGCTCGAGGCCGAGGGCTACGTCTACGAGAAGGAGATCATGGTCGCCTTCGACCCCGAGGAGGGCCAGGCGCTCCCCGACCGCTTCGTCGAGGGGACCTGCCCGTACTGCGGGGCCCACGCCCGCGGCGACGAGTGCGACGAGGGGTGTGGCCGCCACCTCGAACCCGGGGAGATCGAGGACCCCGTCTCCACCGTCACCGGCAACCCAGCCGAGTACCGCGAGCGGACGCACAAGTTCTTCCGCGTCTCCGAGCTGCAGGCGTACCTCCAGGAGTTCATCGACCGCCTCGAGGGGACCGACAACGCCCGCAACCAGCCCCGCGAGTGGATCGAGGGCGAACTCCGGGACTGGTGTATCACCCGGGACATGGACTGGGGCATCGACTACCCCGGCACGGAGGACGAGGAGGAGGACCTCGTCCTCTACGTCTGGGTGGACGCCCCCATCGAGTACATCTCCTCGACGAAGCAGTACTCCGAGCGCGTCGGCGCCGACGAGTACGACTGGGAGGACGTCTGGCGCGACGACGACGGCGAGGTGGTCCACGTCATCGGCCGCGACATCATCCAGCACCACACCGTCTTCTGGCCCGCGATGCTGCACGCCGCGGGCTACACGGAACCGCGGGCCGTCGCCGCGACCGGCTTCATCACCATCAACGGGAAGGGCCTCTCCACGAGCCGCAACCGCGCCATCTGGGCCCGCGAGTACCTCGACGAGGGGTTCCACCCGGACCTCCTCCGGTACTACCTCGCCACCAACGGCGGCCTCCAGCAGGACGTGGACTTCTCCTGGGAGAAGTTCCAGTCCCGCGTGAACAGCGAACTCGTCGGCGCGTACGGGAACTTCGCGTACCGGTCGCTCCTGTTCGCCCAGCGCAACTACGGCGGGACGCCCGACTGCGAGGTCTCCGACGAGGTGGCCGAGCGCATCGACGAGGCCCTCGCGGACTTCCGCGAGGCGGTCAACGACTACTCCGTCCGGGGCGTCGGCCAGGCGGCGCTCGAACTCGCCCGGTACGGCAACGAGTACATCCAGCGCGAGGAGCCGTGGAACCTCGTCGACGACGACCCCGACCGCGCCGAGCAGGTCATCCGCGACTGCGTCCAGCTCTCGGTCGCGCTCGCGGTGCTGTTCGAGCCCATCGCGCCCGACACGGCCGAGCGCCTCTACGACCAGGTCGGCGGCGACGGCGACGTCCACGAGGTGACGCTGGAGGCCGCCCACGACGCCCCGGCCGCCGAGTTCGACGAACCCGACGAACTCGTCACGAAGATCGAGGACGACCGCGTCGAGGAACTGAACGAGAAACTGCAGGAGCGCATCGCCGAGTCCGCCAGCGACGACGACGCGGACGAGACCGACGACGAGACCGACACCGACGACATGGACCTCGAACCCCTCACGGACGACCGCATCAGCTTCGACGACTTCCAGGACCTCGACCTCCGGGTCGGCCGCATCGAATCCGCCGAGCCCATCGAGGGCGCCGACAAGCTCCTCCGCCTGGAGGTGGACATCGGCGTCGAGACCCGGCAGGTCGTCGCCGGCCTCCGCCAGCTCCACGACGTGGATTCGCTCCCGGGGACCCGCGTGGTGCTGGTCGCGAACATGGAGAAGTCCGAACTGTTCGGCGTCGAGTCGAACGGGATGGTGCTCGCCGCGGGCGAGGAGGCCGACCTGCTGACGACGCACGGCGACTCGCCGCTCGGGACGAAAATCCGATAG
- a CDS encoding DUF7114 family protein: MEEAAAVRRAATEAVGDIVPDALRSDIESLLADGSMVPGALTLLAATAPAEAPAEFEALDGLVERGAGVQLIYDGLRLTRDLAHEDPWSAGDRDRGDMGILAADVLVARGFYLLARTEAADRAVAVVRAFGRDQTHRREAADPSYDEHLERDVLDLALVAGTTAAGTEAPADREWVVDTLMASEFPTVADLDGESVRADLRRLAGGEGRPVERSGD, encoded by the coding sequence ATGGAGGAAGCCGCCGCGGTCCGTCGGGCCGCGACCGAGGCCGTCGGCGACATCGTCCCCGACGCCCTCCGGTCGGACATCGAGTCCCTCCTCGCGGACGGCTCGATGGTCCCCGGCGCACTCACGCTGCTGGCCGCCACGGCCCCGGCCGAGGCCCCCGCCGAGTTCGAGGCCCTCGACGGCCTCGTCGAGCGGGGCGCCGGCGTCCAGCTCATCTACGACGGACTCCGGCTCACCCGCGATTTGGCCCACGAGGACCCCTGGAGCGCCGGCGATCGCGACCGCGGCGACATGGGCATCCTCGCGGCCGACGTGCTCGTCGCACGGGGGTTCTACCTGCTCGCCCGCACCGAGGCCGCCGACCGCGCCGTCGCCGTCGTCCGCGCGTTCGGCCGCGACCAGACCCACCGCCGCGAGGCGGCCGACCCGTCCTACGACGAGCACCTCGAACGTGACGTGCTCGACCTCGCATTAGTGGCGGGGACGACCGCTGCGGGCACGGAGGCCCCTGCCGACCGGGAGTGGGTCGTCGACACGCTCATGGCGAGCGAGTTCCCGACCGTCGCGGACCTCGACGGCGAGTCCGTCCGGGCCGACCTCCGGCGACTGGCCGGCGGCGAGGGACGCCCGGTCGAGCGGAGCGGCGACTGA
- a CDS encoding reverse transcriptase-like protein — protein sequence MAAYSRPALRNLFDDSPTPHIAHPPRTHHRDYYLAADGSFRQSGEGGLGVLIETRDGRTVARLAMPDRVPDNNVAEYRALHLGLDVLAEHAAPDARVGVLVDHDDLAANVNRATLARRGEPPHPYRVPRAARHHWRGIRARVARFAELRAARIESRENPAHPLANTPEQYRGAQVRPDPDDLPGEPADLRDEAGTRDRRSEPEQVPPPSRADRHASD from the coding sequence ATGGCCGCGTACAGTCGGCCGGCCCTGCGGAACCTGTTCGACGACTCCCCCACCCCCCATATCGCGCATCCGCCGCGAACCCATCACCGCGACTACTACCTCGCAGCCGATGGCTCGTTCCGGCAGTCCGGCGAGGGGGGGCTGGGCGTCCTCATCGAGACCCGCGACGGGCGGACGGTCGCGCGACTGGCGATGCCCGACCGGGTCCCGGACAACAACGTCGCCGAGTACCGGGCGCTGCATCTCGGGCTGGACGTGCTCGCCGAGCACGCCGCACCCGACGCGCGCGTCGGCGTCCTCGTCGACCACGACGACCTGGCAGCCAACGTCAACCGGGCGACGCTGGCCCGCCGCGGGGAGCCGCCTCACCCGTATCGCGTGCCGCGGGCGGCCCGGCACCACTGGCGGGGCATCCGCGCCCGGGTCGCGCGCTTCGCGGAGCTGCGCGCCGCACGCATCGAGTCGCGCGAGAACCCCGCCCACCCGCTCGCGAACACGCCCGAGCAGTACCGCGGCGCGCAGGTCCGCCCGGACCCCGACGACCTGCCCGGGGAACCCGCCGACCTCCGCGACGAGGCGGGCACCCGCGACCGCCGGAGCGAGCCCGAACAGGTGCCGCCGCCATCACGGGCCGACCGACACGCCTCCGACTGA
- a CDS encoding YqaA family protein: MLTAAAALAAWLPVGHFHVGVFRALEEAVRAATGPFGLVIIFVYSFLIAFVLPLPSEVVLATPLRLGLGYWPEMAIIILVSGAGKAAGSVLAFGLGQEAKESGPVIRLLRRSRFDVVSLAERRTVQLAKNYGYAGLAVALCVPGFPDTLSIYAFSVLEEDYVKFALATFIGSAGRLVFFLAVVEGTLALL, translated from the coding sequence ATGCTGACGGCTGCTGCCGCGCTCGCCGCGTGGCTCCCGGTCGGGCACTTCCACGTCGGTGTCTTCCGGGCGCTGGAGGAGGCGGTCCGGGCCGCGACCGGGCCGTTCGGGCTGGTCATCATCTTCGTCTACAGCTTCCTCATCGCGTTCGTGCTGCCCCTGCCCAGCGAGGTCGTGCTGGCGACGCCGCTCCGACTGGGGCTGGGCTACTGGCCGGAGATGGCCATCATCATCCTCGTCAGCGGGGCCGGCAAGGCCGCCGGGAGCGTCCTCGCGTTCGGGCTCGGGCAGGAGGCCAAGGAGTCCGGTCCCGTCATCCGGCTGCTCCGGCGCTCGCGGTTCGACGTGGTGTCGCTAGCCGAGCGCCGCACCGTCCAGCTCGCGAAGAACTACGGCTACGCCGGCCTCGCGGTTGCGCTCTGCGTGCCGGGGTTCCCGGACACGCTGTCGATCTACGCCTTCTCCGTCCTCGAGGAGGACTACGTCAAGTTCGCGCTCGCCACGTTCATCGGGAGCGCCGGCCGGCTCGTGTTCTTCCTCGCGGTCGTCGAGGGGACCCTGGCGCTGCTCTGA